A genomic window from Winogradskyella sp. J14-2 includes:
- a CDS encoding O-acetylhomoserine aminocarboxypropyltransferase/cysteine synthase family protein — protein sequence MSTQKFATQALHVGHDVTNNGGTRAVPIYQSTAYVFNDSDHAANLFALAETGNIYTRINNPTNDILEQRLAALEGGIAAVVTASGTSAIATSLLTLLKAGDHIVASSSLYGGTYNLLSVTLPRHGITTTFVDPSNPENFKNAAQENTRTFFIESLGNPKLDVLDIEAISKEAKAFKVPLIVDNTVATPYLLNPIEYGANIVIHSLTKYINGNGTALGGVIIDAGTFDWTNGKFPEFTEPSPGYHGLVYSEALEAASFIAKVRIEGLRDYGGALSPFNAFQIIQGLETLELRIKKHSENALQLAKWLEEQPEVSWVNYPGLEASKYKVLAEKYLPKGQSGIVTFGVDGGYDAAKIIADKTKLFSLLANIGDTKSLIIHPASTTHQQLSDEAQESTGVTKDLIRLSVGIENVDDLKADLKEAFQLIKKPQLA from the coding sequence ATGAGTACACAAAAATTTGCAACACAAGCGTTGCACGTAGGACACGATGTAACAAACAATGGAGGAACCAGAGCAGTTCCTATTTATCAATCTACAGCTTATGTCTTTAATGACTCGGACCATGCTGCTAATTTATTCGCATTGGCAGAAACAGGCAACATTTATACCCGAATCAACAACCCTACGAACGACATTTTAGAACAGCGCTTAGCGGCTTTAGAAGGTGGTATTGCGGCTGTGGTAACAGCATCTGGCACATCAGCTATAGCAACATCATTACTGACATTACTTAAAGCAGGAGATCATATTGTAGCATCGAGCAGTCTGTATGGAGGAACCTATAATTTGCTGAGTGTAACCTTGCCAAGACATGGTATTACTACAACCTTTGTAGATCCATCAAATCCAGAAAACTTTAAAAATGCAGCTCAAGAAAATACGAGAACATTTTTTATAGAATCTCTCGGAAATCCTAAGTTAGATGTTTTAGACATTGAAGCAATTTCAAAAGAAGCAAAAGCATTTAAAGTACCATTAATTGTAGATAATACGGTAGCAACACCTTATTTGTTAAACCCAATAGAATATGGTGCTAATATCGTTATTCATTCGTTGACAAAGTACATAAATGGCAATGGTACGGCACTTGGAGGTGTCATTATAGATGCTGGTACTTTTGATTGGACAAATGGAAAATTCCCAGAATTTACAGAGCCTTCACCCGGTTACCATGGTTTGGTGTATAGCGAAGCTTTAGAAGCAGCGTCATTTATTGCAAAAGTTAGAATTGAAGGTTTAAGAGATTATGGTGGAGCATTAAGTCCGTTTAATGCATTTCAAATCATTCAAGGTTTAGAGACCTTAGAATTACGAATAAAAAAGCATAGCGAGAATGCACTTCAACTTGCCAAATGGCTAGAAGAGCAACCAGAAGTTTCATGGGTAAATTATCCTGGTTTAGAGGCTAGTAAATACAAAGTTCTAGCAGAAAAATACTTGCCAAAAGGACAAAGTGGAATTGTAACTTTTGGAGTTGATGGTGGCTATGACGCTGCAAAAATTATAGCCGATAAGACAAAATTATTTTCGCTATTAGCCAATATTGGCGATACAAAATCTTTAATCATTCATCCTGCAAGCACAACGCATCAGCAATTAAGTGATGAGGCGCAAGAAAGCACAGGAGTGACAAAAGACCTTA